In the Armatimonadota bacterium genome, GCTGGGGAAGGCCCTCGAGCTGGCGTTCACCGCCGACCCGGTGGACGCCCACGAGGCGCTGCGGCTCGGCTTGGTCAACCGCGTGGTGCCTCACGACGAGCTGATGGCGCACACGCTGGCCCTGGCGACCCGGCTCGCCCAGGGGCCCACGCGGGCGTTCGGGCTGACCAAGCGCGCCTTCGCCTACGCGCTGACGGCGTCGCTGGAGGCGGCGCTGGAGTACGAGGCGCACCTGCAGGAGATCGCCGGGCGCACCGCCGACCACCGCGAGGGCGTGGCGGCCTTTCTCGAGAAGCGCCAGCCCCGTTTTGAGGGCCGCTAGGCGCGGGCGGGGCAGGGGAGGGCCTGGGATGGACAGCCGTCCCCTGATCGGCGTGGTAGGCGCCGGCACCATGGGCGGCGGCATCGCGCAGGTCGCCGCGACGGCGGGGTATTCTGTCGTCGTCGCCGACGTGGCGGAGGACGTGCTGCAGCGCTGTCGCGCGCGCATCGCCGAAGCGCTGGGGCGCCGGGTCGCCGACGGCCGGTTGACCCCGGCGGACGCCGACGCCATCCTGGGCCGTCTGCGGTGGGTGACCGAGCTGGCGGACCTGCACGGCGCGGCCGTGGTCATCGAGGCGGTGCCCGAGGATCTAGCGACCAAGCGCGAGGTGTTCCGCCGGTTGGACGCGCTGCACCCGCCCTCGGTCGTCCTCGCCTCCAACACGTCGTCGCTGCCCATCACCCGCATCGCGGCGGCCACACAGCACCCCGAGCGGGTCGTGGGGCTGCACTTCTTCAACCCGGTGCCGGCCATGGCGCTGGTGGAGGTCGTCCAGGGCGAGCGCACCGCGGAGGGGACGGTGCGCGCCGCGGTGGACCTGGTGCGTGCGCTGGGCAAGCAGCCCGTGCCCGTGCGGGACGCGCCCGGGTTCCTCGTCAACCGCGTCGCGCGGCCGTTCTACACCGAGGCGTTCCGTGTGCTCGCCGACGGCCTCGCGCCCGTGGACGTGGTCGACCGCGTCATGCGCGATGCTGGCGGGTTCCGCATGGGGCCGTTCGAGCTGCTGGACCTCATCGGGCTGGACGTCAACCTGGCGGTGTCGCGGTCGATCTACGACGCGTTCTTCCACGATCCGCGCTACCGCCCGCACCCGATCCAGGAACGTATGGTCGATGCCGGCCTGCTGGGGCGGAAGGTCGGTCGCGGGTTCTACGACTACAGTGCCCGTGCGGCGACCGTATCGGACTTGGCTGCAGGCCGCCAGACGGCGGGAACCCCGCCGGCGCCGGAGCTGCGCGAAATCCCAAACGCGGCAGGCCGGCAGGAGGGCCCCGGCGGGCCGGTGGTGGTCGTGGGCGAGAGCGCGCTTGCGACCGAGGTGGCCGCCGCCGCGCGCGCTGCAGGCCTCGCCGTGACGGCGCGCCCGTCGACCACCGGCCGGTGGCGGGCGACGACGGTCGTCGACGCGTCACTGGATCGGCCCGAGGAGAAGGCTGCGCGACTGGCGGCCATCGAGCGCCGGCTCGCACCCCATGCCGTGATCCTCACGCTGACCCTGACCAGTTCGGTGACGGAAGCCGCGCGGCGCTGCAAGCGACCGGAGCGGGTCGTGGGCGTCGCCACGCTGCCACCCCTGGCGGACCGCCCGCTGGTGGAGGTCCAGGCCGGCCTGCGCACTGCGCGCCAGGCCCTGGAGCGCGCGGTGGCGTTCTGGACCGCGCTCGGCAAGCGTGTCGCGGTGGTCGGCGACGGGGTGGCCGGCATCTTCCCAAGGATTCAAGCGCTGCTCTGTCACGAGGCGCTGTGCGCCGTGGCCGAGGGCGTCGCGGCCCCCGCCGACGTTGACACGGCCATGCGGCTTGGCATGAACTATCCCCAGGGCCCGGTGGAGCGCGCGGAGACCGTCGGTCTCGACGTGGTGCTGGCGATCGTCGACGCCCTCTGCGCCGACCAGGGCGACCCGCGGTATCGTGCCACGCCCTGGCTGCGCCGGCTGGTGGCGGCCGGCTGCCAGCGGGTGCCCGCGGGGCCGACCCCGCCGTCGCCCGGAGGCGAGACGCATGCGTGAGGGTGCCAGAGACGCGGTCATCGTGGATGCCGTGCGCACGCCGATCGGCCGCTACGGGGGGGTGCTGCGGGACGTCCGGCCGGACGACCTGGCGGCGACGGTCATCCAGGCCCTGGTGCGCCGGTCGAACCTCGACCCGTCGTCGATCGAGGACGTGATCCTGGGCTGCGCGAACCAAGCCGGGGAGGACAACCGCAACGTGGCGCGCATGGCGGTCCTGCTCGCAGGGCTGCCGGTCAGCGTCGCCGGCCAGACCGTCAACCGGCTGTGCGGGTCGGGCCTGCAGGCGGTGGTGGCCGCTGCCCATGCGATCTGGGCGGGGGAGGGGGAGGTCTTCATCGCCGGCGGCGTAGAGTCCATGACGCGGGCACCGCTGGTGATGGGGAAACCGGCAGAGGGTTTCCCGCGCGGGGACGTGCGGCTCTACGACACCACCCTCGGCTGGCGCTTCATTAACCCGCGGCTGGCCGAGATGTACCCGCCCTACAGCATGGGGGAGACCGCAGAGCACGTGGCCACGCAGTACGGGATCACGCGCGAAGAGCAGGACGCGTTTGCGCTGGAGAGCCAGCGACGGGCCGCAGCGGCGATGGCCGCCGGACGGTTTGCCGACGAGATCGTGCCCGTGGTGATCCCGCGGCGCCGGGGCGATCCGGTGGTGGTCGACACCGACGAGCATCCCCGGCCGCAGACCACGCTGGAGGCACTGGCCGCCCTGCCGCCGGCCTTTCGCAAGGACGGCACCGTCACCGCCGGCAACGCTTCGGGCATCAACGACGGCGCGGCTGCGCTGTTGCTCATGGAAGCCCGGCGGGCCGCGGCCCTGGGCCTGCGGCCGCTCGCGCGGATCGTGGCCAGCGCGGTGGCAGGGGTCGACCCGGCCATCATGGGCATCGGCCCGGTGCCGGCGACGCGCAAGGCGCTGGCGCGCGCCGGCCTGCGCGTCGAGGACCTGGACGTGGTCGAGCTCAACGAGGCGTTCGCCGTGCAGGTGCTGGCGTGCGCGCGCGACCTGGGGATCCCCCTGGAGAAGCTCAACCCCAACGGCGGCGCCATCGCCCTGGGCCACCCCCTGGGCTGCAGCGGTGCGCGGCTCGTGGTCACGCTGGTGCACGAGCTGCGGCGGCGTGGCGGGCGGTACGGGCTGGCCACCATGTGCATCGGCGTCGGGCAGGGCATCGCCATGATCGTGGAACGGCAGGGGTCGTCCCAGGAGGAGATATGCAGCTGACGGACAGGCACGGGCGACCGATCACACCCGGGGCGCGGGTGCGGGTTGCGGGGCTGGAAGGCATCGTGAACCGGCTCGAACCGCAGTACGGGGTGTTCACCATCGTCATCGAGGAACGGACCGGGAAGAAGGAGCGCATGGTGCGGGCTGCCGACGCCGAAGTGCTCGCCGCGGAGACGGCGGGCTGACGGGCACGCTCGCCCCGGCACACCGATCCGCACGCGCGCCCTGGCCGTACGGCAGGCACTAGGTACGATACGCGTACTGCGCCAGGTGCGCGGAGACCAGCGCCCGCAACGCGGCCTGGTCTGCCTCCCGATCCAGAACCCGGTCCCGCGCGATCACGAGCGGAGCGCGCAGCGCAAAGGCGCCGACGAGGGACACGACCACGTCGCGCGCGGTCTCACCGACCTCGACCTGCGCTCCCGGGGCGATGCGGGCCGCCTCGTCCTCGACCAGGCGATGGAACCGCTCGAGGCCCACGTGCGTGTAGAGGGCCTCCAGCGCCCGGTCACGCGCATCGTCGAGGGTACGGCCCCGAATCGGCGCGCGAAGGTACTGCTCATCGCGTCGGCCCCGACGGCGGCCGGCCCAGATGCGGATCTCGTACCGGCCGTCGTGGACAGGGCCCTCGACGAGCAGCACGAAGGCTTCACCCAGCACGGTGACCGTCTCTTCCCAGCGACCCTGTGGTGAACCCACGATAGTACCCTCCCCGGCGGCAGTCACCTCACGTGTCCCGACCGGGCCTGACGTGCCCTCACAGCGGGAGGGACGCGCGTGCAGCCGGTCGTCGCATCTCCCTGTTCCACACCTGCAGGGAGGCCCCTGTCCCGTAGGGAGGCCCCTGTCCTGTAGGGAGGCCGCTGTCCCGTTGCCGGTGCCGCGCGGGACACGTGCGGCCCGGTCTTTCGGGTGCGGTAGGTCGCATCCTGCACGGCGCGCACGGCGCGCGCACAGCGCCTGCCTCGGCCGCGTGCCCTGGCGACAGCACAGGGCGTGTATTTAACATAACGGACCTTATGCGAAGTAGACAGGACTTTCCCCGGCCCGGCCCGGCCGGCCCTTGCGGCTTCGCAGGCCCTCGGCCTTGGCGCGCCATCGGCGCACGCGTATGCTTCCCGAACACGTGTTTGCGTTTTCCACCGGCACCTGCTATGATGGGCACCGGCACAGGACGATGTCCGGAGGCAGGGGATGACGGCACGGCTCACGCGACGCCAGGCGGACATTCTCACGTTTGTGAAACGCTACACCGAGACGCACGGCTATCCGCCCTCGGTACGGGAGATCGGGCAGGCCATGGGCCTCACCAGCAGTTCCACGGTCCACAGCCACCTAGCGGCGTTGGAGCGCAAAGGGTACCTCCGTCGCGATCCAAGCAAGCCGCGCGCCCTTGAGATCCTCGAGGCGGGTGGGCGACCCAGCCGCAAGGTCGTGCCGGTCCCGGTGGTGGGTCGCGTGGCCGCCGGGGTGCCGCTGCTGGCCGAGGAGAACATCGAGGACCACCTGCCGCTGCCGGCCGATCTCGTGAACGGCGACGAGACTTTTGCGCTGCGGGTCTCGGGCGACAGTATGATCGAGGCGGGGATCCTCGACGGCGACCTCGTCATCGTGCGCCGGCAGGCCACGGCCAACAACGGCGACATCGTGGTAGCGCGCCTGGGCGACGAGGCGACCGTCAAGTACTTCTACCGGGAGAAGGATCGCATCCGCCTGCAGCCGGCGCACCCTGCGATGGCGCCCATCTACGTCACGGACGTGGTCATCGAGGGGAAGGCGATCGCCGTGCTTCGCCGGTTGCGCTGAGCGCGCGCAGCTGCACCGCGACCGGCCCCGGGAGGTCCGCGACCACCACCGCGCCCTCACCGTCGTAGTGTTCCGCCACCACCCGGCCCTCGCGGTGGATCTGCGCCAGCAGGCGCGCGTCGCGGTAGGGGATGCGCAGGCGCACGCGCAGCCAGGGTTCAGGTAGGTGGCGCGCCAGCGCGTCCAGGAGGCGGTCGAGCCCCTGCCGCCGCGTGGCCGAGATCACGATCGCTTCGGGCTGCGCCTGGGCCAGCGCACGGACGGCAGCCTCGTCGAGCAGGTCCGCCTTGTTGAACACCAGCACCCTCGGGTGGTCGCCGGCACCGATCTCCGCCAGCACGTCGTGCACCACCTCCACCTGTGCCGGCCAGTCCGGCCGACTGGCGTCCACGACGTGCACGAGGAGATCGGCGGCGGTGACCTCTTCCAGGGTGGCGCGGAAGGCGGCGACAAGCTGCGTGGGCAGCCGCTGGATGAACCCCACCGTGTCGACCAGCACCACCTGCCGCCCGGTGGGCAGCACCAGCCGCCGGGCCGTCGGGTCCAGCGTGGCGAACAGGCGGTCCTCGACGAAGACCTGAGCGCCCGTCAGCGCGTTCAGCAGCGTAGACTTGCCCGCATTCGTGTACCCCACCAGCGCCACCTGGGGCACGCCCGCCCGCTGGCGGGGCGCGCGCTGCCGCGCGCGGCGACGGCGGATCAGGTCGATCTCGCGTCGGAGGTGGGTGATGCGCTGGCGGATGCGCCGCCGGTCCATCTCCAGCTTGGTCTCGCCGGGCCCGCGCGTCCCAATGCCGCCGCCCAGCCGCGACAACCAGACGCCCCGACCGGCCAGACGCGGCAGCGTGTACTCGAGCTGTGCCAGCTCCACCTGGAGCCGGCCCTCACGCGTCCGCGCCCGCTGGGCGAAGATGTCGAGCACCAGCGCCGTTCGGTCCAGGACCTTCATGCCGAGCTCGCGCTCCAGCGTGCGCTGCTGCGCCGGGGTGAGTTCCTCGTCGACGAGCACGACGGTAGCCGCGTACCGCTCGCCCGCCCGCACGATCTCGTCGAGCTTGCCCCGCCCGATGTAGGTCGCCGGATCCGGCGTGGCCCGGCGCTGGATGATGGTCGCAACAGGTTGGGCGCCGGCCGTCTCGGCCAGCCGGGCGAGCTCCTCGAGGCTGCGTTCGGCGTCGCCGCGCCGGTCCAGGGCCACGAGCACCGCCCGTTCCTGCAGCGCGCTGCCCGTCGGCACCGGTCCCCGGCGACGCCGCGCGGCGATCGCAGCCCGAACGCGCGGCGCCAGGTCCAGGTGGGCCAGGGCGTCCGGGCTGTAGGGCCCTTCGGTGACCCAGGCGGAGTCACCGTCGGCCGCCGTCGGGGTCAGCAGCCACACCTCGGTCGGCGCCCCGCGTTCGACGCCGGCGGTCACCACGAGGTCCAGCGCCAGGTCGGTCAGCACGCGCTGGTCGCCTTCGTCCGGGCGGCCGTCGGGCTGGGGGTGCACCTCCACGTAGCGCAGGCCCGCGTCCCGGCTGGAGCGGCGCGCCGCCTCGTCCACCAGGGGCTGCCAGCGGCGACTGATCACCACAGGACCCACGACGCCGTGGCGGTCCACGAACACGCCGACCTCACGGCGCAGTGCCTGCGCCAGGTGGGCGAGGATCGAGAGCAACTCGGGGCTCGCAATCCGCTCCTGCGGCACCCGTCGGCGGGACAGGGCCTCGAGCATCTGGCGGTGCGTGGGCTGAATCTGCCGCGGCAGGCCGAGGATCGTCGGACTCAGGGGACCTCCCCTCCACCCCGCACGGGGGCGCGGGGGCGGTGTGGGCGCACCTCAGGCATAGGCGCGGGTGATCCGCTCGAGGGCTTCGTCGAGTCGCGCGTCGGGTGTGGTGAGCGACAGGCGGACGTAGCCTTCGCCATACGCCCCGTACCCCGCCCCGGGCGTGATGACCACGCCGGTGCGCTCGAGGACATCGGCACAGAACGCGGCGGCCGACTGGCCGTCGGGCGTGGGCATCCAGATGTAGAGCGTGCCCCTGGGCGTCGGCGGTGACCAGCCGACCCGACGCAGCGCTGCCACCACGCGGTCACGGCGTGCCCGGTAGATCGCCAGCGTGTGCGCCACGCTGTCCTGAGGGCCCCGGAGGGCCGCCACCGCTGCGGCCTGGACGGCGGTGAACACGCCGGAGTCGACGTTGGTCTTCACGGTGCCCAGCGCGTCGACGGCCGCGTGGTTGCCCACGGCGAAGCCCACGCGCCACCCCGTCATGTTGTACGTCTTGGACAACGAGTGGAGTTCGATGGCGCACTCGGCCGCCCCGTCGACCTGCAGGATGCTCGGCGCCACGTACCCGTCGTAGGTGATCTCCGAGTAGGCGTTGTCGTGCACCACCACCAGGCCCCACCGCCGCGCGAACGCCACCGCCTCGGTGAAGAACTCCAGCGTGGCCACCGCGCCCGTGGGGTTGTTGGGGTAGTTCAGGAACAGCAGGCGCGCACGCCGCAGCACGTCTGCGGGGATCTCGTCCAGTGCCGGGAGAAACCCGCGCTCGGGTCGCAGCGGCACGGGGTACGGCTCGCCCTCGGCCATGATCGTGGCCGACCGGTAGACCGGGTAGCCGGGGTCGGGGACCAGTGCCACCTCACCGGGGTTGAGCAACGCCCATGGCAGGTGCGCCAGTCCTTCCTTGGAGCCGATCAGGGCCAGGACCTGCCGGTGGGGGTCCAGCGCGACGCCGAAGCGCCGCGCGAACCACTCGGCCACCGCCTCGCGGAACTCCCGGGTGCCCAGGTAGGGCGGATACCGGTGGGTCCGCGGGTCCTGCGCGGCGCGGGTCAGCGCCTCGACGATGTGCGATGGCGTCGGCAGGTCGGGATCGCCCACCCCCAGGTTGATCACGTCGACCCCGCGCGCCCGCAACTCCTCCTGCCGCCGATCCAGGTCGGCGAACAGGTAGGCCCCAATG is a window encoding:
- a CDS encoding 3-hydroxyacyl-CoA dehydrogenase NAD-binding domain-containing protein produces the protein MDSRPLIGVVGAGTMGGGIAQVAATAGYSVVVADVAEDVLQRCRARIAEALGRRVADGRLTPADADAILGRLRWVTELADLHGAAVVIEAVPEDLATKREVFRRLDALHPPSVVLASNTSSLPITRIAAATQHPERVVGLHFFNPVPAMALVEVVQGERTAEGTVRAAVDLVRALGKQPVPVRDAPGFLVNRVARPFYTEAFRVLADGLAPVDVVDRVMRDAGGFRMGPFELLDLIGLDVNLAVSRSIYDAFFHDPRYRPHPIQERMVDAGLLGRKVGRGFYDYSARAATVSDLAAGRQTAGTPPAPELREIPNAAGRQEGPGGPVVVVGESALATEVAAAARAAGLAVTARPSTTGRWRATTVVDASLDRPEEKAARLAAIERRLAPHAVILTLTLTSSVTEAARRCKRPERVVGVATLPPLADRPLVEVQAGLRTARQALERAVAFWTALGKRVAVVGDGVAGIFPRIQALLCHEALCAVAEGVAAPADVDTAMRLGMNYPQGPVERAETVGLDVVLAIVDALCADQGDPRYRATPWLRRLVAAGCQRVPAGPTPPSPGGETHA
- the pcaF gene encoding 3-oxoadipyl-CoA thiolase; the encoded protein is MREGARDAVIVDAVRTPIGRYGGVLRDVRPDDLAATVIQALVRRSNLDPSSIEDVILGCANQAGEDNRNVARMAVLLAGLPVSVAGQTVNRLCGSGLQAVVAAAHAIWAGEGEVFIAGGVESMTRAPLVMGKPAEGFPRGDVRLYDTTLGWRFINPRLAEMYPPYSMGETAEHVATQYGITREEQDAFALESQRRAAAAMAAGRFADEIVPVVIPRRRGDPVVVDTDEHPRPQTTLEALAALPPAFRKDGTVTAGNASGINDGAAALLLMEARRAAALGLRPLARIVASAVAGVDPAIMGIGPVPATRKALARAGLRVEDLDVVELNEAFAVQVLACARDLGIPLEKLNPNGGAIALGHPLGCSGARLVVTLVHELRRRGGRYGLATMCIGVGQGIAMIVERQGSSQEEICS
- the lexA gene encoding transcriptional repressor LexA, whose product is MTARLTRRQADILTFVKRYTETHGYPPSVREIGQAMGLTSSSTVHSHLAALERKGYLRRDPSKPRALEILEAGGRPSRKVVPVPVVGRVAAGVPLLAEENIEDHLPLPADLVNGDETFALRVSGDSMIEAGILDGDLVIVRRQATANNGDIVVARLGDEATVKYFYREKDRIRLQPAHPAMAPIYVTDVVIEGKAIAVLRRLR
- the hflX gene encoding GTPase HflX; amino-acid sequence: MLEALSRRRVPQERIASPELLSILAHLAQALRREVGVFVDRHGVVGPVVISRRWQPLVDEAARRSSRDAGLRYVEVHPQPDGRPDEGDQRVLTDLALDLVVTAGVERGAPTEVWLLTPTAADGDSAWVTEGPYSPDALAHLDLAPRVRAAIAARRRRGPVPTGSALQERAVLVALDRRGDAERSLEELARLAETAGAQPVATIIQRRATPDPATYIGRGKLDEIVRAGERYAATVVLVDEELTPAQQRTLERELGMKVLDRTALVLDIFAQRARTREGRLQVELAQLEYTLPRLAGRGVWLSRLGGGIGTRGPGETKLEMDRRRIRQRITHLRREIDLIRRRRARQRAPRQRAGVPQVALVGYTNAGKSTLLNALTGAQVFVEDRLFATLDPTARRLVLPTGRQVVLVDTVGFIQRLPTQLVAAFRATLEEVTAADLLVHVVDASRPDWPAQVEVVHDVLAEIGAGDHPRVLVFNKADLLDEAAVRALAQAQPEAIVISATRRQGLDRLLDALARHLPEPWLRVRLRIPYRDARLLAQIHREGRVVAEHYDGEGAVVVADLPGPVAVQLRALSATGEARRSPSPR
- a CDS encoding LL-diaminopimelate aminotransferase — protein: MGPQQVKTTPSQRLQRIGAYLFADLDRRQEELRARGVDVINLGVGDPDLPTPSHIVEALTRAAQDPRTHRYPPYLGTREFREAVAEWFARRFGVALDPHRQVLALIGSKEGLAHLPWALLNPGEVALVPDPGYPVYRSATIMAEGEPYPVPLRPERGFLPALDEIPADVLRRARLLFLNYPNNPTGAVATLEFFTEAVAFARRWGLVVVHDNAYSEITYDGYVAPSILQVDGAAECAIELHSLSKTYNMTGWRVGFAVGNHAAVDALGTVKTNVDSGVFTAVQAAAVAALRGPQDSVAHTLAIYRARRDRVVAALRRVGWSPPTPRGTLYIWMPTPDGQSAAAFCADVLERTGVVITPGAGYGAYGEGYVRLSLTTPDARLDEALERITRAYA